The Natranaeroarchaeum aerophilus DNA window AGCACTCAGTCGACGATGATTTCGTCGTCGGAAAGCGGGTCGTCGTCGCGTTCCATCTCCGCGCGGTAGCGACCGATCCAGTCGGCAAAACAGGGCGGACAGAGCCGCTGGGTATCGACCTGCGAACGGTCGACGGTAAGCCGGACCGTCCGCGCGAGCGGATCGGAGACGGGGTCGCTACAGGAGTCACACGGATCTGACATCTACTCGGACGTGTGTGCCTCTCCCACAAAATTCTAGTGGTCGTCTCTTACCGGCTTACTGCGTGCGGAAGGCGCGGTCACCGGCGTCGCCGAGGCCGGGGACGATGAACCCGTCCTCGTCGAGATGGTCGTCGATCGCGACGGTCAGAAGATCGACCTCGTCGAACTCGTCGCCGACGCGCAGGAGGCCGTCCGGCGCGCTTACGGCGGAGAGAACGATAAAGCGCTCGGGTTCGGGGGCGTTCTCGAGGACGTGATCCAGCACGGTACACATCGTCGACCCGGTCGCGAGCATCGGGTCGGCGACGATGACGGTATCGTCTTCGGTGATCTCCGGTAGTTTCACGTAATCGACGGTGATCGGGAACGAACCGTCCTCCTTGCGTGCGGTCTCGTCGCGGCTGGCGCTGATAACGCCCTGACGCGCTCGCGGGAACGCCTTCAGAAGCCCCTCGACGAAGGGCGTCGCCGCGCGCAGGACGTTGATTATGACGACGTCGTCGAGTCCTTTTACGCGCTCGCCCATCGTCTCCTCCAGGGGGGTCTCGATCGTGACGTACTCGGTCTCCATCCGCCCGTCGATGATCTCGTAGCCACAGATCCGGCCGAGCTTGACGAGCCCCTTCCGGAAGGCGACCTGCTCGGTCTCGACGTCCCGGATCTTCGAAAGCGTGTCCTTTGCGAGCGCGTGCGTGACGACATGTGCCTCGTCTCGGTCTTCGATGGTCATGTTCGCCAATCGAGCACCCGGCGAGTATAAGCTATCGATCTGCCTGCGTCGCCG harbors:
- a CDS encoding DUF7569 family protein, giving the protein MSDPCDSCSDPVSDPLARTVRLTVDRSQVDTQRLCPPCFADWIGRYRAEMERDDDPLSDDEIIVD
- the upp gene encoding uracil phosphoribosyltransferase, with translation MTIEDRDEAHVVTHALAKDTLSKIRDVETEQVAFRKGLVKLGRICGYEIIDGRMETEYVTIETPLEETMGERVKGLDDVVIINVLRAATPFVEGLLKAFPRARQGVISASRDETARKEDGSFPITVDYVKLPEITEDDTVIVADPMLATGSTMCTVLDHVLENAPEPERFIVLSAVSAPDGLLRVGDEFDEVDLLTVAIDDHLDEDGFIVPGLGDAGDRAFRTQ